One genomic window of Cellulophaga sp. Hel_I_12 includes the following:
- a CDS encoding BfmA/BtgA family mobilization protein, translated as MDKGYEKEKFETIKIKSSVAKRFRNYCRIISKSQSMTLKHMVDFFELNGVSPEDNLGTTISSLKRQITQRTNAVIAIIKNIEKIHHKPTTAILQSLFEETAHLEKEEEVFDFQSPKLSTENEELDYFKKVYRQSQESNQQRIQAATMLFKKLVFVRNSFGTGHYRLNISKEQMAILKQKLTDVHHDNSTEIGS; from the coding sequence ATGGACAAAGGGTATGAAAAAGAAAAATTTGAGACCATCAAGATAAAATCTTCGGTGGCTAAACGCTTTAGGAATTATTGCAGAATCATTTCTAAGTCGCAATCCATGACGCTTAAGCATATGGTTGATTTTTTTGAACTTAATGGGGTTTCACCAGAAGACAACTTAGGAACAACAATCTCCTCCCTGAAAAGACAAATAACGCAACGCACCAATGCGGTCATTGCCATCATTAAAAATATTGAAAAAATACATCATAAACCAACCACCGCCATCCTTCAATCTTTGTTTGAAGAAACAGCTCATCTGGAAAAAGAGGAGGAAGTTTTTGATTTTCAGAGTCCAAAACTTAGCACAGAAAATGAAGAATTAGATTATTTTAAAAAAGTCTATCGTCAATCGCAGGAATCAAATCAACAAAGAATACAAGCAGCAACAATGTTGTTTAAAAAACTCGTTTTTGTTCGAAATAGTTTTGGAACTGGACACTATAGGTTAAACATTTCGAAAGAACAAATGGCAATTTTAAAACAAAAATTAACGGATGTACATCACGATAACAGCACAGAAATCGGGAGCTAA
- a CDS encoding nucleotidyl transferase AbiEii/AbiGii toxin family protein, with product MPSNYLHEHLDFINLLRIIGQERDIQIQLIEKDYWIMHVLYGLKKQGFDFELKGGTSLSKGYKIIDRFSEDIDIHIKPPMALKVNENPKNTKDNSIQSRKEFYDWLAEHLEIDGIVKIERDTAFDDESYYRSGGIRLFYEAKTGNLEGIKEGILLEAGFDTVTPNKQLQISSWAFDKAYNTSGISIVDNRANNVVCYHPGYTFIEKLQTIATKYRQEQSGEPPRANLMRQYYDVYCLLALEEVQNFIGKPAYHKHKKTRFPKVDFEIPISENEAFLLNDMDIRETFKKRYKATASLYYAGQPNFEDLLIRIKKYIDQL from the coding sequence ATGCCTAGTAACTATCTTCATGAGCATCTTGATTTTATTAATCTATTGCGAATTATAGGACAAGAAAGAGATATTCAAATTCAATTAATTGAAAAGGATTACTGGATTATGCATGTGCTTTATGGTCTGAAAAAACAAGGTTTTGATTTTGAATTGAAAGGCGGAACTTCTTTATCTAAAGGCTATAAAATTATCGATCGATTTTCTGAAGATATTGACATTCATATCAAACCTCCGATGGCGTTAAAAGTGAATGAAAATCCCAAAAATACCAAGGATAATAGTATTCAATCTCGTAAGGAATTCTATGATTGGCTTGCTGAACATCTCGAGATTGATGGTATTGTAAAAATAGAAAGAGATACTGCTTTTGACGATGAATCTTATTATCGTAGTGGTGGAATTCGGCTTTTTTATGAGGCTAAAACGGGAAATTTGGAAGGTATCAAAGAAGGAATTTTATTGGAAGCAGGTTTTGATACAGTAACTCCAAACAAACAATTACAAATAAGTTCCTGGGCCTTTGATAAAGCATACAATACTTCGGGAATCAGTATTGTAGATAATCGAGCCAATAATGTTGTATGTTACCATCCTGGTTATACATTCATTGAGAAACTGCAAACAATCGCTACTAAATACAGACAAGAGCAAAGTGGAGAACCACCACGGGCTAATCTAATGCGACAATATTACGATGTATATTGTTTGTTAGCCTTAGAAGAAGTACAAAATTTTATAGGAAAACCAGCATATCATAAGCATAAAAAAACGCGCTTTCCTAAAGTGGATTTCGAGATTCCTATTTCAGAAAATGAAGCATTTTTATTAAACGATATGGATATCAGAGAAACTTTCAAAAAAAGATATAAAGCTACTGCATCACTTTATTATGCTGGACAGCCTAACTTTGAAGACCTTTTGATACGAATTAAAAAGTATATTGATCAATTATGA
- a CDS encoding DUF6876 family protein yields the protein MTVQSNKIKEELQHFHGTEMCYQIPLIRTLFTDGLKYLSEVAECFWLITDTSVIAKSLMNRSEFVTIDFKRLSKEKQDLSGYEAEIIYTDGNDNLLEKHGYRVTDFPLDELRLFFVNNTLMLPSEY from the coding sequence ATGACAGTACAAAGTAACAAAATTAAAGAAGAATTACAGCATTTTCATGGAACAGAAATGTGCTACCAAATTCCACTGATACGAACACTTTTTACAGATGGATTGAAATATTTATCCGAGGTTGCCGAGTGTTTTTGGCTGATTACCGACACTTCTGTAATAGCAAAAAGTTTGATGAATAGAAGCGAGTTTGTAACCATCGACTTTAAAAGATTGTCCAAAGAAAAACAGGATTTAAGCGGTTATGAAGCAGAGATAATTTACACCGATGGAAATGACAACCTTTTAGAAAAACATGGATATAGAGTAACCGATTTTCCATTAGACGAACTTCGCTTATTTTTTGTAAATAATACCCTGATGCTACCAAGCGAATACTAA
- a CDS encoding hybrid sensor histidine kinase/response regulator, with protein sequence MKHLLFFTYLIGIGLYAQNDVFDPLKSKGQLFEYATFYNSGSADLSLQEVAKDSLFIGNILESENHSVGFTTDNFWVRFRLENSSENSMTYYLETARPITDKAELYLIDGNEIQTFKSGDKIPFNNRQVAHRATIFKLDLPANSIQQIYLHFNSDGETLNIPLNLYSEPLFWYTNYNQQLFLGLFYGLLFLAGVIYLFFYTSLKESAFLYYGLYVFSIAFMQAALDGFIFEFLLPSGGFLNSRAVLITALFSNFFLLKYCEHFLKIGIQLKNFKTAFYVIYTILALLFLLLFINDRTLEIAYPLSNLNGLFSLILILITLITMRFKGIDIDTYFFIGIFFLVLGLLGFVMNNLSLLPNNFYTLNSAKFGSGFEVIFLSLSMTNLIGNLRLEKEISQAEALHKSQEISQLKTFFMSNMSHELRTPINAIMGIAEHQLGNLNNKETREQFEIIKNASLSLLSNVNDIIDFEQIEKNKLELNLQNFSPSSILNQLSNNWKAEATKKGLGFNFHMNSEIPTKVNGDPERFIQIVNNVLANAVKFTKKGSVSFDVTTCQQPGDICLFSFVISDTGVGIDPENIKTIFESFSQMRSNHSREYGGIGLGLTIVKHLVELFNGTISIDSKINKGTAICIELPLKNSIKENEYVTELKTNLDALIPQHVLIVEDNKLNQMVMRKILKSFPHVSFKVVNNGQEALDALVEDIYDLILMDLQMPIMDGYEATRIIRSGVLGKLVACIPIIAVTADALQETRQKVSDLGMNDYMTKPVDKDLLLEKIISLSINKGSKHSA encoded by the coding sequence ATGAAACACCTACTATTTTTTACCTATTTAATAGGTATTGGTCTATATGCCCAAAATGATGTTTTTGACCCGCTTAAAAGTAAAGGTCAATTATTTGAATATGCAACTTTTTATAATTCAGGTAGTGCTGATTTAAGCCTACAAGAGGTTGCGAAAGACTCCCTTTTTATAGGTAATATTTTAGAATCTGAAAACCATAGTGTTGGCTTTACAACAGATAATTTTTGGGTTCGATTTAGGCTAGAAAATAGCTCAGAAAATTCGATGACCTATTATTTGGAAACCGCAAGACCTATAACCGATAAGGCAGAATTATATCTAATAGATGGTAATGAAATTCAAACTTTTAAAAGTGGTGATAAAATCCCTTTTAACAACCGGCAAGTGGCGCATAGAGCCACTATTTTTAAATTAGATTTACCTGCTAATTCTATCCAACAAATTTATCTACATTTTAATAGTGACGGGGAAACATTAAATATTCCACTTAATCTCTATTCAGAACCCTTATTTTGGTATACCAACTACAATCAACAATTATTTCTTGGATTATTCTACGGTTTATTGTTTTTAGCAGGGGTAATATATTTGTTCTTTTATACAAGTCTTAAAGAAAGTGCATTTTTGTATTATGGCTTATATGTGTTTTCCATTGCATTTATGCAAGCGGCATTAGATGGGTTTATATTTGAATTTTTGTTGCCAAGTGGAGGTTTTTTGAATAGTAGGGCAGTTCTTATAACGGCATTATTTTCTAATTTTTTCTTGTTGAAATATTGTGAACATTTCCTAAAAATAGGCATACAACTGAAGAACTTTAAAACAGCATTTTATGTTATTTATACAATATTAGCTTTGTTGTTTTTACTGCTTTTTATAAACGATAGAACATTGGAAATTGCGTATCCATTAAGTAATTTGAACGGACTTTTTAGCTTGATTTTAATTTTAATAACCCTAATCACAATGCGTTTTAAGGGGATTGATATTGACACCTATTTCTTTATAGGAATATTTTTTTTGGTTCTAGGTCTTCTCGGGTTTGTAATGAATAATTTGAGTTTACTACCCAATAATTTTTATACCTTGAATAGTGCTAAATTTGGTTCTGGTTTTGAAGTTATTTTCCTGTCTTTGTCCATGACCAATTTGATTGGAAATTTACGATTGGAAAAGGAAATTTCTCAAGCAGAGGCCCTTCATAAATCACAAGAGATAAGTCAATTAAAAACATTTTTCATGTCTAATATGAGTCATGAATTAAGAACACCCATTAATGCCATTATGGGAATAGCTGAACATCAGTTAGGAAATCTTAATAACAAAGAAACCCGAGAACAATTTGAAATCATTAAAAATGCATCTTTAAGTTTACTAAGTAATGTGAATGACATTATTGATTTTGAACAGATAGAAAAAAATAAACTCGAATTGAATCTTCAAAATTTTAGTCCTTCTTCTATCCTAAATCAATTAAGTAATAATTGGAAGGCTGAAGCTACTAAAAAAGGTTTGGGTTTCAACTTTCATATGAATTCAGAAATCCCAACAAAGGTTAATGGTGATCCAGAACGATTTATACAAATCGTAAACAATGTATTGGCAAATGCAGTAAAATTCACTAAAAAAGGAAGTGTTAGTTTTGATGTAACCACATGTCAACAACCCGGGGATATTTGTCTTTTTTCTTTTGTAATATCAGATACAGGAGTTGGCATAGATCCGGAAAACATAAAAACTATTTTTGAAAGCTTTAGTCAAATGAGATCTAATCATTCGCGTGAGTATGGGGGTATAGGTTTAGGTTTAACTATCGTTAAACATTTAGTAGAACTTTTTAATGGCACTATAAGTATAGATAGCAAAATCAATAAAGGAACAGCTATATGTATAGAATTACCTCTAAAGAATAGTATCAAAGAAAATGAATATGTTACTGAACTAAAAACCAATTTAGATGCCTTAATTCCTCAACATGTTTTAATAGTTGAAGACAATAAGCTTAATCAAATGGTGATGCGTAAAATTTTGAAAAGTTTTCCTCACGTAAGTTTCAAGGTTGTAAATAACGGACAAGAAGCCTTAGATGCTCTAGTAGAGGATATTTATGACCTTATTTTAATGGATTTACAAATGCCTATTATGGATGGCTACGAGGCTACTCGAATAATTAGAAGTGGTGTATTAGGTAAACTCGTCGCTTGTATTCCTATTATAGCCGTAACTGCTGATGCCTTGCAAGAAACAAGACAGAAAGTTAGTGATTTGGGTATGAATGATTATATGACAAAGCCAGTGGATAAAGATTTATTGTTAGAGAAAATAATCTCTTTAAGCATCAATAAAGGTTCTAAACATAGCGCATAA
- a CDS encoding type II restriction endonuclease, whose product MSIVEKAIQSAQQSEIAFSKFIKPNDTGSTGGHQAGFHLHKNSWPLFFETEGQKGNNKDLFATIKWQDDFETSSRFIYYGTGTRNEYRLTRFGRDFPFLTDDNVGDLLVLCKKSKTYFEAFVLSSDEDIEDFFASLNISSTETNGIIPKQLEQTAEDSLVECFLKYIKTLKVDFPPTLDIASNSRNCYLNSYGITTNYIKSNPDKEILKWLEAEYDLFKTLENDRYSELIKKPFTSVENLVISANTILNRRKSRAGKSLEHHLEEVFRISELIFQTQVTTENNKKPDFLFPNIEAYNNPEFDNGKLILLASKTTCKDRWRQILNEADRIKTKHLFTLQQGISKNQLEEMKQYDVQLVVPKAYLSSFPQEHRADIMILEQFVKKVNATQN is encoded by the coding sequence ATGAGTATAGTAGAAAAGGCAATCCAATCAGCGCAACAGTCTGAAATAGCATTTAGTAAATTCATTAAACCTAATGACACAGGCTCAACTGGTGGTCATCAAGCTGGTTTTCATTTGCACAAAAATTCGTGGCCTTTATTCTTTGAAACAGAAGGACAAAAAGGCAACAACAAAGACCTTTTTGCAACAATTAAATGGCAAGATGATTTTGAAACTTCAAGTAGATTTATCTATTATGGAACAGGAACACGTAATGAATATCGTCTGACACGTTTTGGTAGAGATTTCCCTTTTTTAACAGATGACAATGTTGGCGATTTATTAGTGCTTTGTAAGAAATCAAAAACCTACTTTGAGGCTTTTGTGTTAAGTAGTGACGAGGACATTGAAGATTTTTTTGCATCACTAAATATTTCTTCCACAGAAACAAATGGAATAATTCCTAAACAATTAGAGCAAACCGCAGAAGATAGTCTTGTTGAGTGTTTTCTAAAATATATCAAAACTCTTAAAGTTGACTTTCCACCGACTTTGGATATAGCATCAAATTCTCGTAATTGCTATCTAAACTCGTATGGAATCACTACAAATTATATAAAATCAAATCCTGATAAAGAAATTCTTAAATGGCTTGAAGCAGAGTATGACTTATTCAAAACATTGGAAAATGACCGCTATTCAGAGTTGATTAAAAAACCATTTACATCAGTTGAGAATTTAGTAATTTCCGCAAATACTATCCTCAATAGACGTAAAAGTCGGGCAGGTAAATCTCTTGAGCATCACTTGGAAGAAGTCTTTCGCATTTCTGAACTAATTTTTCAAACTCAAGTTACCACCGAGAATAATAAAAAACCAGATTTTCTTTTTCCGAATATAGAGGCATATAACAATCCGGAATTTGACAATGGGAAGCTAATATTGTTAGCATCTAAAACGACTTGTAAAGACCGTTGGCGACAGATTTTGAATGAAGCGGACAGAATTAAGACCAAACATTTATTTACATTACAACAAGGAATTTCTAAAAATCAACTTGAAGAAATGAAACAATATGATGTGCAATTAGTTGTGCCTAAAGCATATTTGTCGAGTTTCCCCCAAGAACATCGTGCAGATATAATGATTTTGGAACAATTTGTGAAAAAAGTGAATGCTACGCAGAATTAG
- a CDS encoding DUF4274 domain-containing protein, whose translation MIKKNFIGFSLDDDIENDEETIPDFEKFKTLNSAEQYYLADNYNWDDGAVVLQWIINSPKCDKGTACKIFWNAEPDYYYDFTAETIDQYEKDIWNLLQSIVKRFKENDFAKSRFKFNPTAEGYKTDWPTKFDIWEIPADLKNGVIGKKTVRIWFMQHLTYE comes from the coding sequence ATGATTAAGAAAAACTTTATCGGATTCTCACTTGATGATGATATCGAAAATGATGAAGAAACTATCCCCGATTTTGAGAAGTTTAAAACACTAAATTCAGCGGAGCAATATTATCTTGCCGACAACTACAATTGGGATGATGGAGCAGTCGTTTTGCAATGGATAATTAACAGTCCGAAATGTGACAAAGGAACAGCATGCAAAATTTTTTGGAATGCTGAACCAGACTATTATTATGACTTTACAGCTGAGACAATCGACCAATACGAAAAAGATATTTGGAATTTACTTCAGAGCATTGTGAAAAGGTTTAAAGAAAATGATTTCGCAAAAAGCCGATTTAAGTTTAACCCGACCGCAGAAGGTTATAAAACGGACTGGCCAACTAAATTTGATATTTGGGAGATTCCAGCTGATTTGAAAAATGGAGTAATTGGAAAAAAAACCGTTCGTATTTGGTTTATGCAGCATTTAACCTATGAATGA
- the mobB gene encoding MobB family relaxase codes for MYITITAQKSGAKYSASVVDFVAYLEKENEGKTMEEQEHFFNHFGADFSGREVIQDIDANTAKLKKTEPRFYSITVSPSKAELKHLQNNPEALKEYTRAIMEDYAKAFHREIDGKPITVNDIKYYAKVEHERSYKGTDKVIQENAPFRKEIVRLQNEMQEIKSGTREGNIQIRNQRIKQLIEEAPHKRNGKLIAQGMAKEGAQSHIHIIVSRKDQSNRYSLSPGSKYKASETTLHGKTVKRGFNRDAFYGNAEKRFDSLFKYQRNYVEKYVSRKLFIKDTKQYYTNIMGLPANEKALAFKLLGKAGLPTPLMNIPTNKVQLVLKAVQYLKRGVGKAIESGSIGI; via the coding sequence ATGTACATCACGATAACAGCACAGAAATCGGGAGCTAAATATTCAGCTTCTGTAGTTGATTTTGTAGCATATCTTGAGAAGGAAAATGAAGGGAAGACCATGGAAGAACAGGAACATTTTTTCAACCATTTTGGAGCTGATTTTTCTGGTCGAGAAGTCATTCAAGATATTGATGCAAATACCGCCAAGCTCAAAAAAACAGAACCGCGTTTTTATTCCATTACCGTAAGTCCAAGTAAGGCAGAATTAAAGCACTTGCAAAATAATCCTGAGGCCTTAAAGGAATATACCAGAGCTATTATGGAAGACTATGCCAAAGCTTTTCATCGAGAAATAGATGGGAAGCCAATCACCGTAAACGATATAAAATATTATGCGAAAGTGGAACACGAACGAAGTTATAAAGGCACCGACAAAGTCATACAAGAAAATGCGCCTTTCCGCAAAGAAATCGTACGCCTGCAAAACGAGATGCAAGAAATAAAAAGCGGAACAAGAGAGGGGAATATCCAAATCAGAAATCAAAGGATAAAGCAACTCATAGAAGAGGCTCCTCATAAACGAAATGGAAAACTAATAGCACAAGGTATGGCAAAAGAAGGAGCACAGTCTCATATTCATATTATTGTAAGTAGAAAAGACCAATCTAACCGGTATAGCTTATCCCCAGGAAGTAAATACAAGGCTTCAGAAACTACGCTGCACGGAAAAACCGTAAAACGAGGTTTTAATCGGGATGCCTTTTATGGAAATGCAGAAAAACGTTTTGATTCCTTATTTAAGTATCAACGGAATTATGTGGAAAAGTATGTATCCCGAAAATTGTTTATTAAGGACACTAAACAGTACTACACGAATATCATGGGATTGCCTGCCAATGAAAAAGCACTAGCATTTAAGTTATTAGGAAAGGCAGGATTGCCTACTCCTTTGATGAATATTCCCACCAATAAAGTGCAACTGGTACTCAAAGCAGTACAGTATTTAAAACGAGGTGTTGGGAAAGCCATTGAATCTGGATCTATTGGAATATGA
- a CDS encoding single-stranded DNA-binding protein: MSTIKNHVQLIGNVGQEPTITNLDNNKKVARFSIATNESYKNSKGEKVQNTDWHTVVAWGKTAEIIEKFVSKGKELGVTGKLRTRKYTTDDGSDRYVTEVEAREILLLGTKND; the protein is encoded by the coding sequence ATGAGTACTATAAAAAATCATGTGCAGTTAATCGGAAATGTTGGACAAGAGCCAACCATTACAAACCTTGACAACAACAAAAAAGTGGCTCGGTTCTCCATCGCTACCAACGAAAGCTATAAAAATAGCAAAGGTGAAAAAGTTCAGAATACAGATTGGCATACTGTTGTAGCCTGGGGTAAGACCGCCGAAATTATCGAAAAATTTGTAAGCAAAGGAAAAGAGTTGGGCGTAACAGGAAAACTCAGAACTCGGAAATATACCACCGATGATGGAAGCGATCGCTATGTGACCGAAGTGGAAGCAAGAGAAATACTATTACTTGGCACTAAAAATGACTAG
- a CDS encoding type IV secretory system conjugative DNA transfer family protein, giving the protein MNTTLVNSILYIILPILITAMLWILFFYKDENAQIAKKYRVNFKLKYGRLKIENLKRGVSIIGSAGSGKTESVVYNLLQHLSRHNFCGIIHDYKDFELTEIAYPLFKNKENLKFYTISFDAIHHKVNPIAPRYLPNEESVNELARVLIENLLEQGTSMNATSRFFNDAVEGLLAGLIWKLKTSYPELCTLPHVIAIFQTMNTRKLMAFLSSDLTAKSMASAFINGVDSEKQTAGVKSSLANAFKKIGSQKMFMVLSEDEVPLDVNSDANLGIISMVNNPKYETAYAPIIATIMHTVIKQMSVRHRRSAFVLMEEAPTIKLLNMHRIPATLRSYDITTIYVMQDKIQNDMLYGDKASKAILSNLSYQFFGKVNDPDTAKYYEQFFELIKIPTKSVSRSSGLTLDSRITKGEKEVAKRRAAIFFRLKQGEFVAFADGKDRKVKFTLQKIEKELPKIKVDYPAEELRLNLERVYREVKTVLG; this is encoded by the coding sequence ATGAATACAACACTAGTCAACAGTATTTTATATATCATATTGCCTATACTTATTACCGCTATGCTATGGATTTTATTCTTTTATAAGGATGAGAATGCTCAGATCGCTAAGAAATATCGGGTCAATTTTAAGCTTAAATATGGCCGTTTAAAAATAGAAAATCTTAAACGTGGTGTTTCTATTATCGGATCCGCGGGGAGTGGAAAAACAGAGAGTGTGGTGTATAATCTTTTACAACATCTAAGTAGACACAATTTTTGTGGAATTATTCATGATTATAAGGATTTTGAACTGACAGAAATAGCCTATCCTTTATTTAAAAATAAGGAGAACTTAAAGTTCTACACCATTTCATTTGATGCTATTCATCATAAGGTAAATCCAATTGCTCCTAGGTATTTGCCTAACGAAGAAAGTGTTAATGAATTGGCAAGGGTACTCATTGAAAACCTCCTAGAGCAAGGAACATCTATGAATGCTACTTCTCGTTTTTTTAATGATGCTGTGGAAGGCTTATTAGCAGGATTGATTTGGAAATTAAAAACAAGCTATCCTGAACTATGTACTTTACCTCATGTTATTGCCATATTCCAAACCATGAACACCCGAAAGTTAATGGCATTTTTAAGTTCGGATTTAACAGCCAAAAGTATGGCGAGTGCTTTTATTAACGGGGTGGATTCTGAAAAGCAAACAGCAGGGGTAAAAAGTAGTTTGGCTAACGCCTTCAAAAAAATAGGCTCTCAAAAAATGTTTATGGTGCTATCAGAAGACGAGGTGCCTTTGGATGTTAATAGTGATGCCAATCTTGGGATCATTTCTATGGTTAATAATCCTAAATATGAAACTGCTTATGCGCCTATTATTGCGACCATTATGCATACCGTCATCAAACAAATGAGTGTTAGGCATCGTCGCTCTGCGTTCGTTTTAATGGAAGAAGCTCCTACTATTAAACTCTTAAACATGCACCGAATTCCAGCTACACTTAGAAGTTATGATATCACAACTATATACGTGATGCAAGACAAAATACAGAATGATATGCTCTATGGCGATAAAGCGAGTAAAGCCATTTTAAGCAATCTTTCCTATCAATTCTTTGGAAAGGTAAATGATCCAGATACCGCTAAATATTACGAACAGTTTTTTGAACTGATAAAAATACCGACTAAAAGCGTCAGTAGGAGTAGTGGCTTGACTTTAGATAGCCGGATTACAAAAGGGGAGAAGGAAGTGGCTAAGCGTCGAGCTGCTATATTTTTTCGTTTGAAACAAGGAGAGTTTGTTGCTTTTGCAGATGGGAAAGATAGAAAGGTGAAATTTACCCTTCAAAAGATTGAAAAAGAACTCCCAAAGATAAAAGTGGACTATCCAGCGGAAGAGCTACGACTGAATTTAGAAAGGGTTTACCGGGAGGTGAAGACAGTACTAGGATAA
- a CDS encoding integrase core domain-containing protein has translation MPWKETTTMEQKIEFICEWRTGKYTITELCKSFEISRPTAYKLISRFEKQGFEALREQSRAPGKHPNATNQNIVDGILKLKKKHKHWGAKKIKELLFNEFTKQEVPSVVTIHNILKKNGLVCPQKRMRRVKPVYPIFDPKECNEVWSADYKGKFLMGNKIYCHPLTIADSKSRFLFTAKGHYHENLKSAKAEFTRVFRTFGIPKQIHTDNGSPFGSVRTIQRFTQLSYWFIELGITPVFSDPAHPEQNGRHERMHRDLKAACAKPSAYDLKAQQRRLNHFVKEYNHIRPHEALDMKTPAAIHDFSTRPFLEKIPNFDYDAQYKVLKVTQNGSIRWKSYYWVYVTAALTGKYIGIQEMGNGIWRVFYRNVFLGFFDEKYLRNKQQATRLETNLV, from the coding sequence ATGCCTTGGAAAGAAACAACAACTATGGAACAAAAAATTGAATTTATTTGTGAATGGCGGACTGGAAAATACACCATTACGGAATTATGCAAAAGTTTTGAAATCTCTAGACCAACGGCTTATAAGTTGATCAGCAGGTTCGAAAAACAAGGTTTTGAAGCCTTAAGAGAACAGTCCAGAGCTCCAGGAAAACACCCTAATGCAACCAATCAAAATATCGTTGATGGTATTCTAAAACTAAAGAAAAAACACAAGCATTGGGGAGCAAAAAAAATTAAGGAATTGTTGTTTAACGAGTTTACAAAACAAGAAGTGCCTTCTGTGGTTACAATTCACAACATCCTAAAGAAAAACGGTTTAGTATGCCCGCAAAAAAGGATGCGAAGAGTTAAACCGGTATACCCTATTTTCGACCCAAAAGAGTGTAATGAAGTATGGAGTGCGGACTATAAAGGAAAGTTTTTAATGGGCAATAAAATCTATTGTCATCCACTTACTATTGCTGACTCTAAAAGTCGATTTCTATTTACCGCCAAAGGCCATTATCATGAAAACCTAAAGTCTGCTAAGGCTGAATTTACAAGGGTCTTTAGAACCTTTGGCATCCCTAAACAAATACACACAGACAACGGTAGTCCCTTTGGTTCTGTACGTACCATTCAACGCTTTACGCAGCTCTCGTATTGGTTTATTGAGCTGGGTATTACACCTGTTTTTTCAGACCCTGCTCATCCGGAACAAAACGGAAGACATGAACGCATGCATCGAGATTTAAAAGCAGCTTGTGCCAAACCCTCGGCTTATGATTTAAAAGCCCAGCAAAGGCGTTTAAATCACTTTGTAAAGGAATATAATCACATAAGACCACATGAAGCATTAGACATGAAAACTCCTGCTGCTATACATGATTTTTCTACTAGACCATTCCTTGAAAAAATACCTAACTTTGATTACGATGCGCAATACAAAGTGCTTAAAGTAACTCAAAATGGATCTATCAGATGGAAATCTTATTATTGGGTATATGTAACCGCAGCTTTAACAGGGAAATACATAGGTATTCAAGAAATGGGTAATGGTATTTGGAGGGTATTTTATAGAAACGTATTTTTAGGTTTCTTTGATGAAAAGTATTTAAGAAATAAACAACAAGCAACAAGGCTAGAAACTAATTTAGTGTAA